From a region of the Apis mellifera strain DH4 linkage group LG2, Amel_HAv3.1, whole genome shotgun sequence genome:
- the LOC412824 gene encoding Golgi phosphoprotein 3 homolog sauron, with protein MMNRTDGLVQRRRVVNSSSGSGLGQDGSNDIGNDKLSGHGMDTDSNTQKDLNSNPKIDDDSDKETRLTLMEEVLLLGLKDKEGYTSFWNDCISSGLRGCILAELGFRGRVELEKAGMRKKGLLVRKLLLKNDAPTGDVLLDEALKHLKETDPPETVPSWIEYLSGETWNPLKLRYQLKNVRERLAKNLVEKGVLTTEKQNFLLFDMTTHPLTDNLAKSRLVKKIQEAVLSRWVNDAGRMDRRTLALVILAHAADVLENAFAPLSDDDYEIAMRRVRTLLDLDFEAEATKPNANPVLWAVFAAFTK; from the exons ATGATGAATCGCACTGACGGATTAGTACAACGACGACGTGTGGTTAATAGCAGTAGTGGCAGTGGTCTAGGACAGGATGGTTCAAACGATATTGGTAATGATAAACTATCTGGCCATGGAATGGATACGGACAGTAATACGCAAAAAGATCTTAATTCAAATCCCAAAATCGACGACGATTCTGATAAGGAAACAAGATTGACACTTATGGAAGAAGTTTTATTACTTGGCTTAAAAGACAAGGAG GGTTACACATCATTTTGGAATGATTGCATAAGTTCTGGATTACGTGGTTGTATTTTGGCAGAACTTGGATTTCGTGGTCGAGTAGAATTAGAAAAAGCTGGTATGCGCAAAAAAGGACTATTGGTGAGAAaacttcttttgaaaaatgatgctCCCACAGGAGATGTTTTATTAGATGAAGctttgaaacatttaaaagaaactGATCCACCTGAAACTGTTCCTAGTTGGATTGAATATCTTAGTG gagaaACATGGAATCCACTTAAATTAAgatatcaattgaaaaatgttaGAGAAAGATTGGCCAAAAATCTTGTTGAAAAAGGAGTTTTAACAACTGAAAAACAGAATTTCTTACTCTTTGATATGACAACTCATCCTCTTACTGATAACCTTGCTAAAAGTCGACTTGTAAAAAAG attcaaGAAGCTGTGTTAAGTCGATGGGTCAATGATGCTGGTCGTATGGATAGGCGAACACTAGCTTTAGTAATTTTAGCTCATGCAGCTGATGTATTAGAAAATGCATTTGCACCACTCTCAGATGACGATTATGAAATAGCAATGCGACGAGTACGAACATTATTGGACCTTGATTTTGAAGCAGAAGCTACTAAACCTAATGCTAATCCAGTTCTTTGGGCAGTATTTGCTGCATTCACTAAGTAA